The following proteins are co-located in the Sphaeramia orbicularis chromosome 24, fSphaOr1.1, whole genome shotgun sequence genome:
- the LOC115415347 gene encoding leucine-rich alpha-2-glycoprotein-like, translated as MNAWFTLAVLCLACFCHGTLSCPALCKCYSRRAEVVCNDVPLTEYPSEGLPRNTTLLTIQFTNITTITERHLNDTPLLQGLHLFSNRLQSLSSHLLRGVSHLNTLDLTDNKLSHLPADVFSHAPLHSLVLKNNLLDKAEADWLSDNSSVTWLDLSGNLLTKIPAGLLQKLPLLENLDLANNRLEKISAKSLDPLTKLERLNLQDNKLNTLDMSIFQNTHNLTNLFLSRNKLQKLPQNLFQELTQLRHLSLDDNQLKHIPPGLLDQLVSLDEEGLDLTANPWMCDGKIEYLWRWLQKNKNKAFLPETITCATPPSLAGRSVMSLTENELNL; from the coding sequence ATGAATGCCTGGTTTACCCTCGCTGTCCTTTGCTTGGCATGTTTCTGCCATGGCACTTTGTCCTGTCCGGCGCTTTGCAAATGCTACTCCAGAAGAGCTGAGGTGGTCTGTAATGACGTCCCGCTGACAGAGTACCCATCTGAGGGTCTTCCGAGGAACACAACGCTATTGACCATCCAGTTCACCAACATCACCACCATCACCGAGCGCCATTTAAACGATACGCCTCTGCTGCAGGGGCTCCACCTGTTCAGCAACCGCCTCCAGAGTCTTTCCTCTCACCTTCTCAGGGGCGTTTCTCACCTCAATACCTTGGATCTCACAGACAATAAACTGAGTCACCTGCCTGCAGATGTTTTCAGCCATGCACCGCTCCACAGTTTGGTACTGAAGAACAACCTGTTAGACAAAGCCGAAGCAGACTGGCTTTCAGATAACAGCAGCGTGACCTGGTTGGACTTATCAGGAAACCTTTTAACAAAAATCCCAGCAGGTCTGCTTCAAAAACTGCCGCTCCTGGAGAACCTGGACCTTGCTAACAATCGTCTGGAGAAGATCTCTGCAAAGTCTCTGGACCCCTTGACCAAACTTGAAAGGCTGAACCTACAGGATAACAAGCTGAACACCTTGGACATGTCGATATTCCAGAACACCCACAACCTCACCAACCTGTTCCTTTCTCGTAATAAGCTTCAAAAACTTCCCCAAAACCTTTTCCAGGAGCTCACCCAACTCCGGCACCTGAGTCTGGATGACAACCAGCTGAAGCACATCCCTCCAGGTTTGCTGGATCAGCTAGTCTCTCTGGATGAGGAGGGGCTGGACCTAACTGCTAACCCCTGGATGTGTGATGGAAAGATAGAGTATCTCTGGAGGTGGCTtcagaagaacaagaacaaggcTTTTCTTCCAGAGACCATCACATGTGCCACACCTCCGTCTCTGGCAGGACGCTCAGTCATGTCACTGACAGAAAATGAACTAAACCTTTAA
- the LOC115415346 gene encoding leucine-rich alpha-2-glycoprotein-like, which translates to MGDMFCLRSVLKMNLFLLLTLNALAEGSYQKRSAHSCPDLCSCSFAPSGAEVECSRSSLTVLPVGLPRNTTRLSIQSSNLSAITASHLSAVPLLTNLQLYHTSLDNLPSDLLKDVPHLNTLDLTGNRLVHLPPNVFHRTSLQSLVLKNNLIEKVDSEWFPHNSSLTWLDLSGNRLTSIPADLLQRLPHMRNLDLSDNNLQDLLNLDSLNHLHHLETLNLAGNKLTQLKATTFTHNLQLSQLFLQQNQIQELPENLLQGLQHLELLLLNQNQLQHLPAGLLDDRKSSFRVILSSNPWVCDEKLEYLWKWLTVHHHNVIFLEEVTCSAPEILKNRQVVSLTDNELSPKKKLDIITNE; encoded by the coding sequence ATGGGTGATATGTTTTGTCTTCGCAGTGTTTTAAAAATGAACTTATTCTTGCTCCTGACTTTGAATGCACTGGCTGAGGGAAGTTACCAAAAACGAAGCGCCCACTCTTGCCCAGATCTGTGCTCCTGTTCCTTTGCGCCTTCGGGTGCAGAGGTGGAGTGCAGCCGAAGCTCCCTCACAGTTCTCCCTGTAGGTTTACCTCGCAACACCACCCGACTGTCCATCCAATCCAGCAACCTCAGCGCTATCACAGCCAGTCATTTGAGCGCTGTACCCCTTTTAACCAACCTCCAGCTCTACCACACCTCCTTGGACAACCTTCCTTCCGATCTCCTGAAGGACGTTCCTCACCTGAACACTCTGGATCTCACAGGTAATCGTCTGGTTCATCTGCCTCCAAATGTATTCCACCGTACCTCTCTCCAAAGTCTAGTACTGAAGAATAATCTGATTGAAAAAGTAGACTCTGAGTGGTTTCCTCACAACAGTAGTCTGACCTGGCTAGACTTGTCCGGAAACCGTTTGACAAGTATCCCGGCAGATCTTCTTCAGAGGTTACCGCACATGAGGAACCTCGACCTGAGTGATAATAACCTGCAAGACCTGCTGAACCTAGATTCTCTGAACCACCTGCACCACCTGGAGACGCTAAACCTCGCCGGTAACAAATTAACACAACTGAAAGCCACAACCTTCACCCACAACCTCCAACTATCCCAGCTGTTTCTGCAGCAAAACCAGATCCAGGAACTGCCGGAAAACCTCCTCCAGGGACTCCAACACCTTGAACTCCTGCTGCTTAATCAGAATCAGCTGCAACACCTCCCCGCAGGTTTGTTAGATGACAGAAAATCCTCTTTCCGGGTCATCCTATCATCGAACCCCTGGGTGTGTGATGAGAAGTTGGAGTATTTGTGGAAGTGGCTCACAGTCCATCATCACAATGTCATCTTTCTGGAGGAGGTGACATGTTCGGCGCCTGAAATTCTTAAAAATCGACAAGTTGTGTCTTTAACTGATAATGAGCTCAGTCCGAAAAAAAAACTAGATATAATCACAAAtgagtaa